From Oreochromis aureus strain Israel breed Guangdong linkage group 4, ZZ_aureus, whole genome shotgun sequence, a single genomic window includes:
- the scaf1 gene encoding splicing factor, arginine/serine-rich 19: MDLTLATGFRRRPGASSSPGGVEETSKSPPSYSPSLSASSPSTSPSSPLSTSSSMCANTSVYPSRVKSQFNGTERARVSSTSASLATQSLSKPTCSTTSSDCLPHTLMQQSADCEKQERKRVMYNPFNPNNGAREGTEMKEVGEGEKYDPFDPTGSPASDVDDESGKARILKRNTMREEKEKVEEPPDSTDAFTDLPSACLSTQLPLRRRVDCSTMKADSDHSEIEEGEIVGAIERDGSTKRPVEETLPLSSPSISFFGSKPERIFRVLDGDGFVSVCTEGSWEVDTELKDEPVVGVEDLRRKLVSRRKERYLSFPASSPCSPQLPPPPPPPPPSHPPTSTSSSPLTPPEDQGGKNSKGHSQQKSKDRKDGEKEIRRKKRRKGKEWGQELNKKKAQKMGKEDKGRRSSRSSSRKRKKRWHSSPETSRSCNSSRRDAHTRWSFSSLSEERHKERERDKHRSRTGDRDRDRGREHNRISSHRRDGRDEDFSSRKREKERKGKHHSRSRERGISERSKRSREKREGNRDRERDRDRRRDGRPVVPPSIQDLSGSDLFAIKRTITVTTTTTTTTVPGSPRLTPSSPGRATKDSDKPRKKKRKWHSAGEAENQGSCQSRSQSLSPPRYHSYESDRYSDKLEIDVLSLDGEALDSDYPSLEDTPPAALPPEAPVPSPKATATPKTGHEPKKKSRTLKKIARSEASASASTAKSKCLSSLMVSSGSASVSPGFPSAKRTRKIKKDKDRDKESRKDTSRSGKSKKEGGASQKGKLQSKVSVLVREGVSSTTGSSVGSGKLNMDLLGPGGAAGSTGGSVVGGSIAVVFCRDNESRSPFLKPCSEPLSLGGRSKDLVSMGKRSSLSAPPSSLTGPAGLKSKKAKPSSITSTSSSASSPSSSLVTKRRRRQAKKTREKAEAVGLTAGGSNQTKAMSEAWGGGVSLDVQSGVGDGSKSVSPHTGQAGPAPCSSSSSTSSSTSVLPPSSSPPQTPPPPVAPSLRDARESSPDSQTVDSSCKTPDPSFLTEDCPKQPSPTQPASSPSNLATSQGAGLSSAPPTAKLPSQDDLSKSLGSPSSLSSTVCGLPSLALPLSSSDPSSSVSSSSAGKPPPPPPPPPAPAPTLPWSLQTGVDCTTGGVLALTALLFKMEEANIASRAKAQEFIQATSQMLSQANQNQSQLTPSASSSSSSLQIPPPPSLPPPPGLSPAQFILHGSLPLVSCTKTPPSHLHPSIGGGCAQTPPSIVPVGMTGVSGSSSDTGWDNESKDPDKYLKKLHTQERAVEEVKLAIKPYYQRKDINKEEYKDILRKAVHKICHSRTGEINPVKVSNLVKLYVQRYRYFRKHGRKMDEEERDDREPGALHPSA, translated from the exons ATGGACTTGACTTTGGCAACAGGCTTCAGAAGGAGGCCTGGTGCCTCCTCTTCCCCAGGTGGAGTTGAAGAGACCTCAAAGAGCCCTCCTTCCTACTCACCTTCATTGTCTGCATCATCTCCTTCAACCAGTCCATCTTCACCATTGTCTACATCCTCCTCTATGTGTGCCAACACATCAGTTTATCCAAGCCGTGTAAAAAGCCAGTTCAATGGAACAGAGAGAGCCAGGGTTTCCTCCACTTCTGCCTCTCTAGCTACGCAGTCTCTCTCTAAACCTACATGCAGTACCACCTCCTCAGATTGTTTGCCTCACACTTTAATGCAACAAAGTGCTGACTGTGAAAAACAGGAGAGGAAAAGGGTGATGTACAATCCTTTCAATCCAAATAATGGAGCTAGAGAAGGAACAGAGATGAAGGAGGTGGGGGAAGGAGAGAAATACGATCCTTTTGACCCCACTGGTTCCCCAGCATCAGATGTTGATGATGAGAGTGGCAAAGCAAGGATCCTGAAGAGAAACACTATgagagaagaaaaggagaaGGTGGAGGAACCTCCAGATTCCACGGACGCCTTCACTGACCTTCCAAGCGCCTGTCTGAGCACTCAGCTCCCTCTGAGGAGGAGGGTGGACTGCAGCACCATGAAAGCTGATTCAGATCACTCTGAGATAGAGGAGGGCGAGATAGTTGGAGCCATTGAAAGAGATGGAAGCACTAAGAGACCTGTAGAGGAAACCCTCCCCCTAAGTTCTCCCAGCATCTCCTTCTTTGGGTCAAAGCCAGAGCGAATCTTCCGAGTGCTAGATGGGGATGGCTTTGTGTCTGTTTGCACAGAGGGCAGCTGGGAAGTAGACACTGAGCTCAAGGATGAGCCTGTGGTAGGAGTAGAGGATCTGAGAAGGAAGCTGGTCAGCAGAAGGAAGGAACGATATCTCTCCTTTCCTGCTTCTTCACCCTGCTCCCCCCAGCTGCcaccgccaccaccaccaccgcctCCTTCTCATCCTCCAACCTCTACATCCTCATCCCCTTTAACGCCTCCTGAAGATCAGGGCGGCAAAAACTCGAAGGGCCACAGCcaacaaaaaagcaaagatAGAAAAGACGGAGAAAAGGAGattagaagaaaaaagagaaggaaaggcAAAGAGTGGGGTCAGGAGTTGAACAAGAAAAAGGCGCAAAAGATGGGCAAAGAGGATAAAGGAAGAaggagcagcaggagcagcagtcggaagaggaagaaaagatgGCACAGCAGCCCAGAGACTTCACGGTCCTGCAATTCTTCAAGAAGAGATGCCCACACCAGATGGTCGTTTTCCAGCCTGTCTGAAGAAAGacacaaagagagggaaagggATAAACACAGGAGCCGGACTGGAGATCGggacagagacagagggagggaaCACAATCGTATCAGTAGCCACAGACGAGATGGACGGGATGAAGATTTTAGCTCCAGAAAGAGGGAGAAGGAAAGGAAGGGAAAACATCATTCAAGGAGCAGAGAGCGAGGCATTTCAGAGAGGTCCAAAAGAAGCAGGGAAAAGAGAGAAGGCAATAGAGATAGGGAACGGGACAGGGATAGGAGACGAGATGGTCGTCCCGTCGTACCTCCGTCCATCCAAGACCTCAGTGGGTCTGACCTCTTCGCTATTAAGCGAACCATTACGGTCACAACCACCACAACGACCACCACCGTTCCCGGGTCTCCGAGACTTACCCCATCCTCTCCTGGGAGGGCCACAAAGGACTCCGACAAGCCCcgtaaaaagaagagaaaatggcATTCAGCTGGAGAGGCGGAGAACCAAGGTAGTTGTCAGAGCCGATCGCAGTCGCTCTCGCCTCCCAGGTATCACAGCTATGAGTCAGACCGCTATTCAGACAAACTGGAGATTGATGTGTTGTCTTTGGATGGTGAAGCTTTGGACTCAGACTACCCATCTTTGGAGGACACGCCCCCTGCTGCTCTGCCTCCAGAGGCTCCCGTCCCCAGCCCTAAAGCTACAGCTACGCCCAAGACTGGACATGAACCCAAAAAGAAATCTCGCACATTAAAGAAAATTGCCCGCTCTGAAGCTTCGGCGTCTGCCAGTACAGCCAAAAGCAAATGCCTCTCTTCACTGATGGTCTCTTCCGGATCTGCCTCTGTTTCGCCTGGCTTCCCCTCAGCAAAGCGAACCAGGAAGatcaaaaaagacaaagaccGGGACAAAGAGAGCAGAAAAGACACAAGTCGATCTGGGAAGTCCAAGAAAGAAGGTGGTGCTAGTCAGAAAGGTAAGCTTCAGTCTAAAGTTTCGGTTCTGGTGCGCGAAGGCGTAAGCAGTACCACGGGGTCTTCGGTTGGCTCTGGAAAACTGAACATGGACCTTCTCGGCCCAGGTGGTGCAGCAGGGAGTACTGGGGGGTCTGTGGTGGGTGGCTCAATTGCAGTAGTCTTCTGCAGGGACAATGAAAGCAGGTCACCTTTTCTGAAACCTTGTTCAGAGCCACTGTCACTGGGTGGGCGGAGTAAAGACCTGGTCAGTATGGGAAAGCGCAGCAGTCTGTCCGCACCGCCATCATCGCTGACCGGTCCTGCAGGATTGAAATCCAAGAAAGCAAAACCCAGCTCCATTACATCCACTTCCTCCTCCGCTTCCTCCCCTTCATCTTCTCTGGTAACCAAGCGGCGGCGCCGCCAGGCCAAGAAGACGAGAGAAAAGGCCGAAGCAGTGGGGTTGACCGCTGGAGGCAGCAACCAAACTAAAGCTATGTCCGAAGCCTGGGGTGGGGGCGTCTCCTTAGATGTTCAGTCAGGCGTTGGAGATGGGAGCAAGTCAGTCAGTCCACATACTGGCCAAGCTGGCCCCGCACCCTGCTCTTCCTCCTCGTCCACATCCTCCTCCACTAGTGTGCTCCCACCATCCTCGTCACCTCCTCAGACCCCTCCGCCACCTGTTGCACCATCGTTGCGGGACGCCAGGGAGTCTTCACCAGACTCTCAAACTGTAGACAGCAGCTGTAAGACTCCGGATCCTTCTTTCCTAACTGAGGACTGTCCAAAACAGCCTAGTCCTACACAACCAGCATCCAGTCCTTCCAACCTGGCCACCTCACAAGGAGCTGGTCTCAGCAGCGCCCCACCCACAGCCAAGCTGCCAAGTCAGGATGATCTGTCAAAATCTCTGGGCTCGCCTTCTTCCTTGTCCTCAACCGTCTGTGGTCTCCCTTCCCTGGCTCTGCCTCTGTCTTCTTCTGACCCATCCTCATCTGTGTCCTCTTCATCTGCCGGTAAGCcgcctccgcctcctcctccccctccagcTCCTGCACCCACTCTTCCTTGGAGTCTCCAGACTGGGGTGGACTGTACAACCGGAGGTGTCTTAGCAT TGACTGCTCTGCTCTTCAAAATGGAAGAGGCCAATATCGCCAGCAGAGCCAAAGCACAAGAGTTCATTCAAGCAACCAGCCAG ATGCTCTCACAGGCCAATCAGAACCAGTCCCAGCTCACTCCTTCGGcgtcctcttcctcttcatcctTACAGAttcctccccctccctctctccccccACCTCCTGGACTGAGCCCAGCCCAGTTCATTCTGCATGGCTCCCTCCCATTGGTTAGCTGCACTAAAACTCCACCTTCACACCTGCACCCTTCAATAGGTGGTGGATGCGCTCAGACTCCACCCTCCATCGTACCTGTGGGGATGACGGGTGTGTCTGGGAGTTCTAGTGACACTGGATGGGACAATGAGAGCAAAGACCCGGATAAG TACCTGAAGAAGCTGCACACACAGGAGCGGGCAGTAGAGGAGGTCAAGCTGGCGATCAAGCCTTACTATCAACGCAAAGACATCAACAAGGAAGAATACAAAGACATCCTCAGGAAAGCAGTGCATAAG ATCTGCCACAGccgcactggagaaatcaaccCAGTCAAAGTCAGCAACCTTGTGAAGCTGTATGTTCAGCGCTACAGATACTTCCGTAAACACGGGCGCAAAATGGACGAGGAAGAAAGGGATGACAGGGAGCCAGGAGCACTGCATCCCTCTGCCTAA
- the snrnp70 gene encoding U1 small nuclear ribonucleoprotein 70 kDa — MTQFLPPNLLALFAPRDPIPFLPQLVKLPHEKHHNQPYSGIAPFIRHFEDPRDAPPPTRAETREERLERKRREKIERRQAVVETELKLWDPHNDPNAQGDAFKTLFVARVNYDTTESKLRREFEVYGPIKRIYIVYNKRTGKPRGYAFIEYEHERDMHSAYKHADGKKIDGRRVLVDVERGRTVKGWRPRRLGGGLGGTRRGGADVNIKHSGRDDASRYDDRPLGGDRDRGDRRERSRERDRDKDRERRRSRSRERRRHTRSRERERERDRQIGAADDNSGSNRRRDRERERGAASGGDSRSRERSRDRKRRSRSRDRKRDRDRVKGPEGGEEIGQGEAAPEVGERMLEEHEGEASEGLEERRDRDRDRDRRRSHRDRDRRRGDRDRDREHKRERGERDRGDRREERHGSLRDDMGPQDDVVNEDDGGVPPQMEEYSQDGMMAGQQSAPSADGYVSSENGYKMEAAGDEY, encoded by the exons ATGACGCAGTTCCTACCACCCAACCTCCTGGCCCTCTTTGCTCCACGGGACCCAATACCTTTCTTACCTCAGCTGGTAAAGTTACCCCACGAAAAGCACCACAATCAGCCCTACAGTGGGATCGCCCCGTTCATCAGACATTTCGAG GACCCGAGAGATGCACCGCCTCCAACAAGAGCAGAGACCCGTGAAGAGCGGCTGGAGAGAAAA agaCGAGAGAAGATTGAGAGGAGGCAAGCAGTAGTAGAGACAGAGCTGAAGCTTT GGGACCCTCATAATGACCCCAACGCACAGGGCGATGCCTTCAAGACTCTGTTTGTGGCACGAGTG AATTATGACACCACCGAGTCCAAGCTTCGCCGAGAATTTGAAGTGTACGGCCCCATCAAACGG ATTTACATAGTCTACAACAAGAGGACGGGGAAGCCTCGGGGCTATGCATTCATTGAATATGAGCATGAGAGAGACATGCACT CCGCCTATAAGCATGCTGACGGGAAGAAGATTGATGGCAGAAGGGTCCTGGTGGATGTGGAAAGAGGGCGTACTGTCAAAGGGTGGCGTCCTCGCAGGCTAG GAGGTGGACTGGGTGGCACCAGGCGAGGCGGTGCTGATGTCAACATCAAGCACTCTGGTCGAGATGACGCATCACGCTATGACGACCGTCCTCTTGGGGG TGACCGTGACCGTGGAGACCGGAGGGAACGCAGCCGTGAACGGGACAGGGACAAGGACAGAGAGCGTCGCCGGTCCCGATCTCGTGAACGCCGTCGCCACACCCGTTCCCGGGAGCGAGAAAGGGAAAGGGACCGACAGATCGGAGCAGCAGACGACAACAGTGGTAGTAACCGGCGTCGAGATCGCGAAAGGGAGCGTGGGGCGGCATCAGGAGGAGACAGCAGGAGCAGGGAGAGGAGTCGAGACCGGAAGAGAAGGAGCAGGAGCAGAGATCGGAAAAGAGACAGGGACAGGGTTAAGGGGCCAGAAGGAGGGGAGGAGATCGGCCAAGGAGAAGCTGCCCCCGAGGTCGGAGAGCGCATGCTGGAGGAACACGAGGGAGAAGCGAGTGAGGGCTTAGAGGAGCGtagagacagagacagggacAGGGACAGAAGGCGTAGCCACAGGGATAGGGACAGACGCAGGGGAGATCGGGACAGAGACAGGGAGCACAAAAGGGAGcgtggagagagagacaggggaGATCGGCGAGAGGAACGGCACGGCTCCCTACGAGATGACATGGGCCCTCAAGACGACGTGGTAAACGAGGATGATGGAGGAGTGCCGCCACAGATGGAGGAATACAGCCAGGATGGGATGATGGCGGGCCAGCAGTCTGCGCCGTCAGCTGATGGCTATGTTTCCAGTGAAAATGGCTACAAGATGGAGGCTGCAGGAGATGAGTACTGA